One genomic region from Deltaproteobacteria bacterium encodes:
- a CDS encoding electron transfer flavoprotein subunit beta/FixA family protein has product MKILVPVKRVPDPETVIKLAPDGTSIVTDNVKWVINPFDEIAIEEALRIKEKLAGTEVVLLSIGQKAAQEQLRTGLAMGADRAILVLADRPLEPLTVARVIHKLAGTEKPDLILLGKQAIDDDSNCVGQMLAELLGWPQATFASKVEIEPDQKSARVTREVDGGLETVAIPLPAVVTADLRLNEPRYASLPGIMKARKKELKEIPLADVGADVTPRTKVVKLETPPKRTGGRKVASVQELVKVLHDEAKVI; this is encoded by the coding sequence GTGAAGATCCTCGTCCCCGTCAAGCGCGTCCCGGATCCCGAGACGGTCATCAAGCTCGCGCCCGACGGCACCTCGATCGTGACCGACAACGTCAAGTGGGTGATCAACCCCTTCGACGAGATCGCGATCGAAGAGGCGCTGCGCATCAAGGAGAAGCTCGCCGGCACGGAGGTCGTACTCCTGTCGATCGGGCAGAAGGCCGCCCAGGAGCAGCTCCGCACGGGGCTCGCCATGGGCGCCGACCGCGCCATCCTCGTGCTCGCCGACCGGCCCCTCGAGCCGCTAACGGTGGCGCGCGTGATCCACAAGCTCGCCGGCACGGAGAAGCCCGACCTGATCCTCCTGGGCAAGCAGGCGATCGACGACGACTCGAACTGCGTCGGTCAGATGCTCGCCGAGCTGCTCGGCTGGCCGCAGGCCACGTTCGCGTCGAAGGTCGAGATCGAACCGGACCAGAAGTCGGCGCGGGTGACGCGCGAGGTGGACGGTGGGCTCGAGACGGTCGCCATTCCGCTGCCGGCGGTGGTCACGGCCGATCTCCGCCTGAACGAGCCCCGCTACGCGTCGCTGCCGGGCATCATGAAGGCGCGCAAGAAGGAGCTCAAGGAGATCCCGCTCGCCGACGTCGGCGCGGACGTCACCCCGCGGACGAAGGTCGTGAAGCTCGAGACGCCGCCCAAGCGGACGGGCGGGCGCAAGGTGGCCTCCGTGCAGGAGCTCGTCAAAGTGCTGCACGACGAAGCGAAGGTGATCTGA
- a CDS encoding IclR family transcriptional regulator, whose protein sequence is MRREKSNYIIQSVSHSLDVLEQFFGEADELGVTELSKRLKLHKNNVFRLLATLESRGYIEQNRATENYRLGIRCLQLGQSYVQHMGLLHQARPIIADLVRQVRETTYIAVLRRESVVPIEVVEADRPVRIVSPLGEALPLHCTAAGKALLAFEPDDALRTLLPDGLPRFTERTAVERQALVQQLRSVANAGYAVDAGEHLEDVRAVAAPVRDYTRTVVGTLAVVGPAYRLPPERIEKELAPLVVKAGRELSSRLGFDLGRRASAAD, encoded by the coding sequence ATGCGACGCGAGAAATCCAACTACATCATCCAGTCGGTCTCCCACTCGCTCGACGTCCTCGAGCAGTTCTTCGGCGAGGCCGACGAGCTCGGGGTGACCGAGCTCTCCAAGCGTCTCAAGCTCCACAAGAACAACGTCTTCCGCCTGCTGGCGACCCTCGAGTCGCGGGGCTACATCGAGCAGAACCGGGCGACCGAGAACTATCGGCTCGGCATCCGCTGCCTGCAGCTCGGCCAGAGCTACGTGCAGCACATGGGCCTCCTCCACCAGGCGAGGCCGATCATCGCCGACCTCGTCCGCCAGGTGCGCGAGACGACCTACATCGCGGTGCTGCGTCGCGAGTCCGTCGTGCCGATCGAGGTCGTCGAGGCCGACCGCCCCGTGCGCATCGTCTCGCCGCTCGGCGAGGCGCTGCCCCTCCACTGCACCGCGGCCGGCAAGGCGCTCCTCGCCTTCGAGCCGGACGACGCCCTCCGCACGCTCCTGCCCGACGGCCTGCCCCGCTTCACCGAGCGCACCGCCGTCGAGCGGCAGGCGCTCGTCCAGCAGCTGCGCAGCGTCGCGAACGCCGGCTACGCGGTCGACGCGGGCGAGCACCTCGAGGACGTGCGCGCGGTGGCCGCGCCGGTCCGCGACTACACGCGCACCGTGGTCGGCACGCTGGCCGTGGTCGGCCCCGCCTACCGCCTGCCCCCCGAGCGCATCGAGAAGGAGCTCGCGCCGCTCGTCGTGAAGGCCGGTCGCGAGCTGTCGAGCCGCCTCGGCTTCGACCTCGGCCGCCGCGCCAGCGCCGCAGATTGA